One window from the genome of Bacteroidota bacterium encodes:
- a CDS encoding DUF4476 domain-containing protein, translating into MKKKRNLLLMLLGVACMLPALLMAQQTGLKLTNASNEAMTVTINGQRYESTSPVLEINNLTPGNQFIRVSSVQTTGANGRIVPPRHLYSGWINLTQGGQTDARIDILNGLQILGINWPWQQGGNTNPNGQNPSYIPWPFPPGWPFPNLQMGMPEADYLRLKTTIDNQSFDSNKLAIAKQAAAANRMTAAQVAGLVRMLTFESSKLELAKAAYANCVDRNNYYLVNDAFTFSSSISELTNFTSGTGR; encoded by the coding sequence ATGAAAAAGAAAAGAAACCTCTTACTTATGTTGCTGGGCGTTGCGTGTATGCTGCCCGCGTTGTTAATGGCCCAACAGACCGGCCTTAAACTTACCAATGCTTCAAACGAGGCCATGACTGTTACAATTAACGGGCAGCGTTACGAATCGACATCTCCCGTGCTTGAAATTAATAACCTCACACCCGGCAATCAGTTTATACGTGTAAGCAGTGTGCAAACTACAGGTGCCAATGGCCGTATTGTTCCTCCGCGCCATTTATACAGCGGCTGGATTAATCTTACCCAAGGCGGACAAACCGATGCCCGCATCGACATCCTGAACGGCTTGCAGATTCTTGGAATAAACTGGCCGTGGCAGCAGGGAGGCAACACCAATCCGAACGGGCAAAACCCTTCGTATATACCTTGGCCTTTTCCTCCGGGATGGCCTTTCCCGAACCTGCAAATGGGAATGCCTGAAGCGGATTACCTGCGGCTGAAAACCACGATTGATAACCAGTCGTTTGACAGTAACAAGCTGGCAATTGCCAAGCAGGCAGCAGCCGCCAACCGGATGACAGCGGCACAGGTAGCAGGATTAGTAAGGATGCTGACTTTTGAAAGCAGTAAACTTGAACTGGCCAAGGCGGCGTATGCCAACTGTGTGGACCGTAACAACTATTACCTCGTAAACGATGCCTTTACGTTTAGCAGCAGCATCAGCGAGTTGACGAATTTTACCAGCGGCACAGGCCGTTAG
- the folK gene encoding 2-amino-4-hydroxy-6-hydroxymethyldihydropteridine diphosphokinase — protein MQSNSVRAFLSLGSNLGNRLHMLHAALELLHRHDSVKVVSVSPVYQTAAWGKTEQPDFFNCAAEISTSLAPEALLDVLLATERALGRERLERWGPRTIDIDLLFWGDVQLTTNRLVVPHPELHRRRFVLLPLADIASGFIHPGEKETIASLAARCPDLLDVTVLPEPISPLSS, from the coding sequence ATGCAGTCAAATTCCGTCAGGGCTTTTCTTTCGCTGGGTTCAAATCTGGGCAACCGGCTGCACATGTTGCATGCCGCACTTGAATTACTGCATCGGCATGATTCGGTAAAGGTTGTTTCTGTTTCGCCTGTTTACCAGACGGCTGCCTGGGGTAAGACCGAGCAGCCTGATTTTTTCAATTGTGCCGCGGAAATTTCCACCAGTCTGGCGCCCGAAGCCCTGCTTGATGTGCTTTTGGCTACCGAGCGAGCACTTGGGCGCGAAAGGCTGGAACGCTGGGGCCCGCGCACCATTGATATTGATCTGCTGTTCTGGGGCGATGTACAGCTTACCACCAACCGCCTTGTGGTTCCGCACCCCGAGCTCCATCGCCGTCGTTTTGTACTGTTGCCGCTGGCCGATATCGCCTCCGGTTTTATCCATCCCGGCGAAAAGGAAACCATTGCCAGCCTTGCCGCCCGCTGCCCTGATCTGCTGGACGTTACCGTTTTGCCTGAACCCATTTCACCACTCAGCTCATAA
- a CDS encoding glycosyl hydrolase, whose translation MNYLSLLLVSAAVVGFTPLQAQKKGGAPVAAATEKPKEAHLDPASYSALNFRSIGPAVTSGRIGDIAVHPYDKSIWYIVAASGGVWKTVNAGVTFEPVFDGEGSYSIGCVALDPQNPNVVWIGSGENNNQRSVGYGDGLYKSEDGGKSWKNVGLKTSEHIGRIAIDPTNSDVVFVAAYGPLWSAGGERGIYKTIDGGKTWKAVLTVSENTGFNDVLIDPKHPNIVYAAAHQRRRHEWTYVGGGPETAVYRSTDGGANWDKLTNGLPKGDVGRIGLAISPVNTDMVYAIVEARDGKGVYRSTDRGASWEKRGGYSTSGNYYQEIVCDPVNPDRVYAMDVWIQVSNDGGKTFSGLGERNKHVDNHALWIDPLNTNHMLAGCDGGLYETFDAAANWHYKANLPITQFYHVTVDNALPFYNVYGGTQDNNTLGGPSRTVSATGIINSDWFVTVGGDGFKSVVDPTDPNIVYSQWQYGGLVRYDRRTGEQIDIKPQEPAGAAAYRWNWDAPILISHFDNKRVYFAANVVFRSNDRGNSWNAVSSDLSRGIDRNKLPVMGKVWGMDAVAKNGSTSIYGNVTALSESWKNENLLVAGTDDGLIQITTDGGKNWRKVETVAGVPNQTLVQNVLASRHDENVIYAVFNNHRSGDFKPYLMKSSDKGNTWTNIGSTLPERGSVYCITEDSKNPNLIFAGTEFGMHFSADGGKNWVQLNGGLPTVAVREIAIQERENDLVIATFGRGFYILDDYSPLQNITPETFKQTAAVLPVRDGLAFIQSTPFGHKGKSFQGASLYNTETPGPGATITWYLKDDYKTLKEIRKAKEKELVKNNKPVPYPSADSIRLEDQEEAPYILMVIADEQGNIVRRMKQSAKKGLHRTTWNGRIERTSPVSFYTPDPDNPYESEDVGPLALPGRYQTYLVKVVNGVSEQITQPVFFNLRTLLTPTLAVDAAKLADFNKRLADFRRVALGTEAYMQDQRSRIKFLKQAVLQTPNASPELLKQIREAENMLTALNIAFNGDQSMAGREFETLPGLTGVIENIVFNLWATSGQQTGTYEQKLADAKTQFAPLYAQVKQADEKLAAIEKQLENSKAPYTPGRLPVWDGK comes from the coding sequence ATGAACTATCTATCCTTGTTACTCGTGTCGGCAGCGGTTGTTGGTTTTACACCGCTACAGGCACAGAAAAAAGGCGGCGCACCTGTGGCCGCTGCGACCGAAAAGCCCAAAGAGGCACATCTCGATCCGGCCAGCTATTCGGCACTTAATTTCCGCAGCATCGGACCGGCTGTAACTTCAGGACGCATAGGCGATATTGCCGTGCATCCTTATGATAAATCAATCTGGTACATTGTAGCGGCTTCCGGCGGTGTATGGAAAACGGTGAATGCCGGCGTAACCTTCGAGCCTGTATTTGATGGCGAAGGTTCATACTCCATCGGTTGCGTGGCACTTGATCCGCAAAACCCCAATGTGGTGTGGATTGGTTCGGGAGAAAACAATAACCAGCGTAGTGTAGGTTACGGCGATGGTTTGTACAAATCAGAAGATGGTGGCAAAAGCTGGAAGAATGTGGGGCTGAAAACTTCAGAGCACATTGGCCGTATTGCCATTGATCCCACCAATTCCGATGTGGTTTTTGTAGCTGCTTATGGGCCGCTCTGGTCGGCTGGCGGCGAGCGTGGTATTTACAAAACCATTGATGGCGGCAAAACCTGGAAAGCTGTGCTAACTGTAAGTGAAAATACGGGCTTCAACGATGTACTCATCGACCCGAAGCATCCGAACATTGTGTATGCAGCTGCGCACCAGCGCCGCCGCCACGAGTGGACGTATGTGGGCGGAGGACCGGAAACAGCTGTTTACCGCAGTACCGACGGTGGTGCCAATTGGGACAAGCTTACGAATGGTCTTCCCAAAGGTGATGTAGGCCGCATTGGCCTTGCCATTTCGCCGGTGAATACCGATATGGTTTACGCTATTGTGGAAGCACGGGACGGAAAAGGCGTGTACCGCAGTACCGACCGTGGCGCAAGCTGGGAAAAGCGTGGCGGATATTCCACCTCCGGCAACTACTATCAGGAAATTGTATGCGATCCGGTAAATCCTGATCGTGTGTATGCTATGGATGTATGGATACAGGTGTCCAACGATGGCGGAAAAACATTCTCCGGCCTCGGCGAACGTAACAAGCATGTGGATAATCATGCACTTTGGATTGATCCTTTAAACACTAACCACATGCTGGCCGGCTGCGACGGTGGCTTGTATGAAACATTTGACGCGGCTGCCAACTGGCATTACAAAGCCAATCTGCCCATTACCCAGTTTTATCATGTAACTGTGGACAATGCCCTGCCGTTTTACAATGTGTATGGCGGCACGCAGGACAACAATACACTTGGCGGGCCTTCGCGCACGGTAAGTGCTACCGGAATAATCAATTCCGACTGGTTTGTAACTGTGGGCGGCGACGGATTCAAGAGTGTGGTTGATCCCACCGATCCGAATATTGTGTATTCCCAGTGGCAGTATGGTGGCCTTGTACGCTACGACCGCCGCACCGGCGAACAGATTGACATTAAACCCCAGGAGCCTGCCGGTGCTGCAGCTTACCGCTGGAACTGGGATGCGCCTATTTTAATCAGTCATTTTGATAATAAGCGCGTTTACTTTGCAGCCAATGTAGTTTTCCGAAGCAATGACCGTGGCAATTCATGGAACGCAGTAAGCAGCGACCTCAGTCGTGGTATTGACCGCAACAAACTGCCTGTAATGGGTAAGGTGTGGGGCATGGATGCGGTAGCTAAAAACGGCTCTACATCAATTTACGGAAACGTAACTGCACTGTCTGAATCGTGGAAGAACGAAAACCTGCTTGTGGCCGGTACCGACGACGGGCTGATTCAGATTACCACCGATGGTGGTAAAAACTGGCGCAAAGTTGAAACTGTAGCCGGTGTGCCCAATCAGACACTTGTGCAAAACGTGCTTGCTTCACGTCACGATGAGAATGTGATTTACGCGGTGTTCAACAATCACCGCAGCGGCGATTTCAAGCCGTATCTGATGAAGAGCAGCGATAAGGGAAATACCTGGACCAATATTGGCAGCACATTACCTGAGCGTGGTTCAGTGTACTGCATTACGGAAGATTCGAAAAATCCGAATCTGATTTTTGCAGGTACTGAATTTGGCATGCACTTTTCGGCCGACGGTGGTAAAAACTGGGTGCAGCTCAACGGTGGTTTGCCCACAGTTGCCGTGCGCGAAATTGCCATTCAGGAACGCGAAAACGATCTGGTGATTGCCACATTCGGTCGCGGTTTTTATATCCTCGATGATTATTCGCCCCTGCAAAATATTACCCCCGAAACCTTCAAACAAACAGCTGCCGTGCTTCCCGTGCGCGACGGACTGGCGTTTATTCAGTCCACACCTTTCGGACACAAAGGCAAATCGTTTCAGGGCGCTTCACTCTACAATACAGAAACTCCCGGACCGGGTGCCACCATTACGTGGTATCTGAAAGACGATTACAAAACGCTGAAAGAAATTCGCAAGGCGAAAGAAAAGGAGCTGGTAAAAAATAATAAGCCGGTTCCGTATCCTTCAGCCGACAGTATTCGTCTGGAAGATCAGGAAGAAGCGCCTTATATTCTGATGGTAATTGCCGATGAGCAGGGCAACATTGTGCGCCGCATGAAACAATCGGCCAAAAAAGGTTTGCACCGCACTACGTGGAACGGTCGCATCGAGCGTACCAGCCCGGTTTCGTTTTATACGCCCGATCCTGATAACCCATACGAAAGCGAAGATGTGGGCCCGCTGGCCTTGCCCGGCCGTTATCAGACCTATCTTGTGAAAGTAGTAAACGGTGTGAGCGAGCAAATCACACAACCCGTATTCTTCAACCTGCGCACACTGCTTACGCCCACACTGGCTGTGGATGCTGCGAAACTGGCCGATTTCAACAAACGTCTGGCCGATTTCCGTCGCGTGGCACTTGGTACCGAGGCTTACATGCAGGATCAGCGCAGCCGCATCAAATTTTTGAAGCAGGCCGTGCTGCAAACACCCAATGCATCGCCCGAATTGCTTAAACAAATCCGCGAAGCCGAAAACATGCTTACCGCATTGAACATTGCGTTCAACGGTGATCAGTCGATGGCCGGCCGCGAGTTTGAAACATTGCCCGGTCTCACCGGTGTAATTGAAAATATTGTGTTTAACCTTTGGGCCACCAGCGGCCAGCAAACCGGCACTTACGAACAGAAGCTGGCCGATGCCAAAACACAGTTTGCTCCGCTCTACGCGCAGGTAAAACAAGCCGACGAAAAACTTGCTGCGATTGAAAAGCAGCTTGAAAATTCGAAAGCTCCCTACACCCCGGGCCGCCTGCCGGTTTGGGATGGCAAGTAA
- a CDS encoding deoxynucleoside kinase yields MSYPPYSYIAIEGNIGAGKTTLTHLLANELGAAPLLEEFADNPFLAPFYENPERYALPLELSFLEERFRQQKAAMDGNKRLISDYIWEKSFVFAGVTLHGHEWALFQRFYRHLAGQLRSPDLVIYLHRSTSRLQQQIGMRGRSYEQQIPSEYLDKVSAGYHRFFKEEHRMPVLWIEENDEKPVSAEVMAKYILSMIYDQRPPGLHPIVARF; encoded by the coding sequence ATGTCTTATCCGCCTTACTCATACATCGCCATTGAAGGAAATATTGGTGCGGGCAAAACCACGCTCACACACCTGCTTGCGAACGAACTCGGAGCCGCCCCCCTGCTCGAAGAATTTGCCGATAATCCTTTTCTGGCCCCCTTTTACGAAAACCCCGAACGGTATGCCTTACCGCTCGAACTTTCCTTCCTCGAAGAGCGTTTCCGCCAGCAGAAAGCCGCAATGGATGGAAATAAAAGGTTAATTTCTGATTATATATGGGAAAAGTCGTTTGTTTTTGCCGGAGTAACCCTGCACGGGCACGAATGGGCGCTTTTTCAGCGGTTTTACAGGCATCTCGCCGGTCAGTTACGGAGTCCGGACCTGGTAATTTACCTGCATCGCTCCACATCCCGTCTTCAACAACAAATTGGTATGCGCGGAAGGAGTTATGAACAACAGATACCATCTGAATATTTAGACAAAGTAAGCGCCGGATACCACCGGTTTTTTAAAGAAGAACACCGCATGCCCGTGCTCTGGATCGAGGAAAACGACGAAAAACCGGTATCAGCCGAAGTAATGGCGAAATACATACTATCGATGATTTACGACCAACGGCCCCCCGGTTTGCATCCAATTGTCGCCCGTTTTTGA
- the ubiE gene encoding bifunctional demethylmenaquinone methyltransferase/2-methoxy-6-polyprenyl-1,4-benzoquinol methylase UbiE, producing the protein MASSVTPYNTEESKKAQVASMFDNIAHRYDFLNQLLSLGIHKGWRRKATRKLTALKPQQVLDVATGTGDFAIEINKQLKPAHITGVDISEGMLSHGRVKINEQGLAQKITLTYGDSENLPFNEASFDAITVAFGVRNFETLDKGLSGMFRVLRPGGMLVVLEFSRPRKFPVKQLYSFYFLKMLPFIGKLFSKDARAYTYLPESVNAFPDGDQFLERLRKAGYTDVTCQPLTFGIASIYTGIKK; encoded by the coding sequence ATGGCTTCCAGTGTAACTCCGTACAATACCGAAGAAAGTAAAAAAGCGCAGGTTGCGTCGATGTTTGATAACATTGCCCACCGTTACGATTTTCTCAATCAACTGCTTTCCTTAGGCATTCACAAAGGCTGGAGACGAAAAGCCACCCGCAAGCTAACTGCACTCAAACCGCAGCAGGTACTCGATGTAGCTACCGGCACCGGTGATTTTGCCATTGAAATAAACAAGCAGCTAAAACCCGCACACATCACCGGTGTGGATATTTCCGAAGGTATGCTCAGCCACGGCCGCGTGAAAATAAATGAGCAGGGGCTTGCACAAAAAATCACGCTCACCTACGGCGACTCCGAAAACCTTCCGTTTAACGAGGCTTCGTTCGATGCAATTACGGTTGCTTTTGGTGTACGCAACTTCGAAACACTCGACAAGGGCCTCAGCGGCATGTTCCGTGTCCTTCGCCCCGGCGGTATGCTGGTTGTACTCGAGTTTTCACGCCCGCGAAAATTCCCGGTTAAACAACTCTATTCATTTTATTTCCTGAAAATGCTGCCTTTCATCGGCAAACTTTTCTCGAAAGATGCACGCGCATACACCTATCTCCCCGAATCAGTAAACGCTTTCCCCGATGGTGATCAGTTCCTCGAAAGGCTGCGCAAAGCAGGTTACACCGATGTGACCTGCCAGCCCCTCACCTTTGGCATTGCCTCCATCTACACCGGAATCAAAAAATAA
- a CDS encoding phage holin family protein: MKFIIRILISTLAVLLTCYILPDRMVHVDGFTTALIVAAALAFLNSVIKPILIVLTIPITFITLGLFLLVINAGMVMLADKFIDGFGVGGFWSALLFSLLLSLITGVFEGIRKRDEQRADGTNNFNRFN, from the coding sequence ATGAAATTCATTATTCGCATACTCATATCCACACTGGCGGTTTTGCTTACCTGCTACATCCTGCCTGACCGTATGGTGCATGTGGACGGATTTACCACCGCGCTCATTGTGGCTGCTGCACTGGCTTTTCTCAATAGTGTGATTAAACCCATACTCATTGTGCTTACCATTCCCATCACGTTTATTACGCTGGGGCTTTTCCTGCTTGTGATCAATGCCGGAATGGTCATGCTGGCCGACAAGTTTATTGATGGGTTTGGCGTGGGCGGCTTCTGGTCGGCATTACTTTTCAGCTTACTGTTGTCTCTTATTACCGGCGTATTCGAAGGCATTCGCAAACGTGATGAGCAGCGGGCCGATGGCACCAACAATTTCAATCGTTTCAACTGA
- a CDS encoding FAD-dependent monooxygenase, producing the protein MIRQLDLVVAPQIAYHDGHLRGFLCEYLSVSDESLSGWRLLRRSVDARNRQIKINLRLEVFINEQVNDELPQWPLRDVSKAKPVLIVGAGPAGLFAALRLIELGLKPVILERGKDVQRRRRDLAALNKEHIVNPDSNYCFGEGGAGTYSDGKLYTRSGKRGDINRVLELFVAHGADPVILAEAHPHIGTNRLPKIIVAMRENIRACGGEVHFDTKVTGIERSGSEISALIATQNGSEVRFAAAQIILATGHSARDIFELLHSNNIRIESKAFAMGVRAEHPQALIDSVQYHCPTSKVPLVREYLPASSYSLVQQVNGLGVYSFCMCPGGIIAPCATGPEQVVTNGWSPSRRNNPYANSGIVVAVDPAALKQYEKHGPFAALRYQQALERMAWEAGGKTQTAPAQALSDFVNGKLSAQLPGCSYQPGVVSAPLHELLPPEIGKRLQEGFRAFGQKMKGYLSNEALIVGVESRTSSPVRIPRENDTLQHPQITNLYPCGEGAGYAGGIVSAAIDGQRCAEAIAKKLA; encoded by the coding sequence ATGATCAGGCAGCTTGATCTGGTTGTTGCGCCGCAAATTGCTTATCACGACGGACATTTGCGCGGTTTTCTCTGCGAATACCTCTCTGTTTCCGACGAATCGCTGAGTGGCTGGCGTTTGCTGCGCCGGTCTGTTGATGCGCGTAACCGGCAAATTAAGATAAACCTGCGGCTGGAGGTTTTTATAAACGAACAAGTAAACGATGAATTGCCCCAATGGCCGTTGCGCGATGTGAGCAAGGCCAAACCTGTGCTTATTGTAGGCGCCGGTCCGGCCGGACTTTTTGCTGCACTGCGTTTAATTGAACTCGGACTGAAGCCGGTAATTCTCGAACGCGGCAAAGATGTACAACGCCGCCGCCGCGATCTGGCCGCACTCAATAAAGAGCATATTGTAAATCCCGATTCAAACTACTGTTTTGGCGAAGGCGGCGCGGGCACCTATTCCGACGGAAAGCTTTACACCCGTTCGGGTAAACGCGGCGACATTAACCGCGTGCTTGAATTGTTTGTAGCGCATGGTGCCGACCCGGTCATTCTTGCCGAAGCACATCCGCACATTGGCACAAACCGACTGCCCAAAATTATCGTGGCCATGCGCGAAAATATCCGTGCCTGTGGCGGCGAAGTACATTTTGACACCAAAGTAACAGGCATTGAACGCAGCGGCAGCGAAATCTCAGCCCTCATTGCCACACAAAACGGCAGCGAGGTGCGCTTTGCCGCCGCACAAATCATACTCGCCACCGGCCACTCGGCGCGCGATATTTTCGAGCTGCTGCACAGCAACAACATCCGCATCGAATCGAAAGCCTTTGCCATGGGCGTCCGCGCCGAACATCCTCAGGCACTCATCGACTCGGTGCAATATCATTGCCCCACATCCAAAGTACCGCTCGTGCGCGAATACCTGCCGGCCTCGTCATACAGCCTTGTGCAGCAGGTAAACGGACTTGGCGTGTATTCGTTTTGCATGTGTCCGGGCGGCATTATTGCTCCCTGCGCCACCGGCCCTGAGCAAGTGGTTACCAATGGCTGGTCGCCCTCACGCCGCAACAATCCCTACGCCAATTCAGGCATTGTGGTGGCGGTTGATCCGGCCGCACTGAAGCAATACGAAAAGCACGGGCCGTTTGCGGCACTGCGCTATCAGCAGGCGCTCGAACGTATGGCCTGGGAAGCAGGCGGTAAAACACAAACCGCACCCGCACAGGCGCTGAGCGATTTTGTGAACGGCAAACTCTCGGCACAGCTTCCGGGCTGCTCGTACCAGCCCGGTGTAGTTTCGGCTCCGCTGCACGAACTCCTCCCGCCCGAAATAGGCAAACGCCTGCAGGAAGGCTTCCGCGCATTCGGCCAGAAAATGAAAGGCTACCTGAGCAACGAAGCATTAATCGTGGGCGTCGAATCACGCACCTCATCGCCAGTGCGCATCCCGCGCGAGAACGATACACTTCAGCATCCGCAAATTACAAACCTCTACCCCTGCGGCGAAGGAGCCGGTTACGCCGGTGGCATTGTATCCGCTGCAATAGACGGACAACGTTGTGCCGAGGCTATTGCAAAAAAACTGGCGTAA
- the sppA gene encoding signal peptide peptidase SppA, whose amino-acid sequence MKNFFGSLLGALVGVAVVGIVFVIILISGVKSAFKDDRMITEVVPGSVLHLKLDAPIAEREPLNPFPKLNALSGEESSIGLNLILDQIAKAKTDANIKGIYLEAPDVAAGMATVEEIRNALADFRQSGKFVVSYSEMYAQKGYYLASVADEVLVHPEGGLEWVGLSAEITFYKKMLDKLEIDVQIFRHGKFKSAVEPFDLEKMSESNRLQTASYVNALWKQMLQRISRSRNIPENQLQALAAGLMIRSSKEAISFRMVDKQVYSDEIMPLLAQRCGGNNPALVTLRKYQYAAAETPEEETDENQGAVAVVYAVGDIESGQGDDETIGSARIAQAISDARNDNNVKAIVLRVNSPGGSALASDVIWREVSLTKGKKPIVVSMGDVAASGGYYIACAADKILAQPNTITGSIGVFGLLPNLKNMLENKIGLTHDTVNSAPHADFGTTLRATDTLEAQVFQDGVENVYQTFITRVAEGRKLTLAQVDSIGQGRVWSGVDAKRIGLVDELGGLQEAIALAAQMGKLGKKYSIKSFPAQKSPFDDFLKNAGTEARLAAAHYELGLLSDEYRRFLRARKLLQLRGVQARMEYEVEIR is encoded by the coding sequence ATGAAAAACTTTTTTGGCTCTCTGCTCGGCGCACTTGTGGGCGTGGCTGTTGTGGGAATTGTATTTGTGATCATCCTGATAAGTGGCGTAAAATCGGCTTTTAAAGACGACCGGATGATAACCGAGGTGGTTCCGGGCAGTGTGCTGCACCTCAAACTGGATGCACCAATTGCTGAACGCGAACCGCTTAATCCGTTTCCCAAACTCAATGCACTGAGCGGCGAAGAAAGCAGCATTGGCCTTAATCTTATTCTCGACCAGATTGCAAAAGCTAAAACTGACGCCAACATCAAAGGCATATACCTCGAAGCGCCCGACGTGGCCGCAGGCATGGCTACGGTGGAAGAAATACGCAATGCGCTGGCCGATTTCCGCCAATCAGGAAAATTTGTGGTCAGCTACAGTGAAATGTACGCGCAGAAAGGCTACTACTTAGCAAGCGTGGCCGACGAGGTACTTGTACACCCTGAAGGCGGGCTTGAATGGGTGGGCCTGAGTGCAGAAATCACCTTTTACAAAAAAATGCTTGATAAGCTGGAGATTGACGTGCAGATTTTCCGCCACGGCAAGTTTAAAAGCGCGGTTGAACCTTTCGATCTCGAAAAAATGAGCGAATCGAACCGTTTGCAAACCGCGTCATACGTAAATGCGCTCTGGAAACAAATGCTTCAGCGGATTTCCCGCTCGCGCAATATTCCCGAAAATCAGCTGCAAGCGCTGGCCGCCGGACTTATGATCCGATCTTCGAAGGAAGCCATTTCCTTCCGCATGGTTGATAAACAGGTTTACAGCGATGAGATAATGCCCCTACTCGCCCAACGTTGTGGTGGTAACAATCCGGCACTGGTAACCTTGCGCAAGTACCAGTATGCCGCAGCCGAAACACCCGAAGAAGAGACGGACGAAAATCAGGGCGCCGTGGCTGTGGTGTATGCCGTGGGCGACATAGAAAGCGGACAGGGCGACGACGAAACCATTGGTTCGGCTCGCATTGCACAGGCCATAAGCGATGCCCGCAACGACAATAATGTAAAAGCCATTGTGCTGCGTGTAAACTCGCCCGGAGGAAGTGCGCTGGCCTCTGACGTAATCTGGCGCGAAGTAAGCCTCACCAAAGGTAAAAAGCCCATTGTGGTTTCTATGGGCGATGTGGCGGCCTCCGGCGGCTACTACATTGCCTGCGCAGCCGATAAAATTCTGGCTCAGCCCAACACCATTACCGGCTCCATCGGCGTATTCGGCCTGCTGCCCAACCTGAAAAACATGCTCGAAAACAAAATCGGCCTCACACACGATACTGTAAACTCTGCTCCCCATGCCGATTTTGGCACCACCCTGCGCGCCACCGATACACTTGAAGCACAGGTGTTTCAGGATGGTGTGGAAAACGTTTATCAAACCTTTATCACTCGCGTGGCAGAAGGACGAAAACTCACACTGGCTCAGGTTGACAGCATCGGGCAGGGCCGTGTGTGGAGCGGTGTGGATGCAAAGCGCATCGGGCTGGTTGACGAACTGGGCGGCTTGCAGGAAGCCATTGCCTTAGCGGCACAAATGGGCAAACTGGGCAAGAAATACAGCATAAAAAGCTTTCCCGCACAGAAAAGTCCGTTCGACGATTTCCTCAAAAATGCAGGCACCGAAGCCCGCCTCGCCGCCGCTCATTATGAACTCGGCCTGCTGAGCGACGAATACCGGCGCTTCCTGCGTGCACGCAAACTGCTTCAGTTGCGGGGCGTACAGGCACGCATGGAATACGAAGTGGAGATTCGTTAA
- a CDS encoding PorT family protein — MKLIRLLLLIVLLLPLSGNAQRYKASQNRPGYYKEVIHFGFFLGANRCNFLVTPINDFTNVVGGDSLKTILSSPSTGFNLGIVSELRLHEYLTLRFTPDIAFGQRNLDYHFETNTGSYDIQRKIESTFLDFPLNLKVRSKRMNNFAAYMIGGGRYTLDLASQRDAKNQIPGQEIVKINKHDFAYDVGAGIDLFLPYFKFGVELKLTQGLRNLHVKDVGIYSQSLDRLRSQVFWITLTFEG; from the coding sequence ATGAAACTGATCCGCCTCCTGCTGCTCATTGTTTTGTTGCTGCCACTGTCTGGCAATGCCCAACGCTACAAAGCTTCGCAAAACCGTCCGGGATATTACAAGGAAGTCATTCACTTTGGCTTTTTCCTCGGCGCAAACCGCTGTAATTTTCTAGTGACCCCCATAAACGATTTCACGAATGTGGTGGGCGGCGATTCCCTCAAAACCATACTTTCCTCACCTTCTACCGGTTTCAATCTCGGTATTGTTTCCGAACTCCGGTTGCACGAATACCTCACCCTGCGCTTTACTCCTGATATCGCGTTCGGGCAGCGCAACCTCGATTATCATTTCGAAACCAATACCGGATCATACGATATTCAGCGTAAAATAGAATCCACCTTTCTTGATTTTCCCCTCAACCTGAAAGTGCGCTCCAAACGTATGAATAATTTTGCGGCATACATGATTGGCGGCGGTCGCTACACACTGGATCTGGCTTCGCAGCGCGATGCTAAGAACCAGATTCCGGGGCAGGAAATTGTAAAAATAAATAAACATGATTTTGCCTACGACGTGGGTGCCGGTATTGATCTTTTCCTCCCCTACTTCAAATTCGGTGTCGAACTCAAACTTACTCAGGGACTTCGCAACCTGCATGTAAAAGACGTAGGCATCTACTCACAATCACTCGATCGTTTGCGTTCGCAGGTGTTTTGGATTACACTCACCTTTGAAGGCTAA